A stretch of Solea senegalensis isolate Sse05_10M linkage group LG10, IFAPA_SoseM_1, whole genome shotgun sequence DNA encodes these proteins:
- the LOC122775662 gene encoding CD81 protein-like isoform X3 → MKLAGGVILGVALWLRHDSQTGNLLILQFEGHQAPGTFYISVYILIAVGAVMMLVGFLGCYGAIQESQCLLGTFFFFLVILFACEVAAAIWGFMNRDTISKELINFYDSAYIKAVDVSGSPSKDAAVKVLDVFHSTLNCCGKGDDTALFKQVATTLCPGKSAEDFLKSQSCHDKLIELFSEKLHLIGLAALVVAVIMIFEMIFTMVLCCGIRNSPGVY, encoded by the exons ATGAAG CTGGCCGGAGGAGTGATCCTGGGAGTGGCCCTGTGGCTCCGCCATGACAGTCAAACTGGCAACCTCCTCATACTGCAGTTTGAAGGCCATCAAGCACCAGGCACATTCTATATCA GTGTGTACATACTGATTGCTGTAGGAGCTGTGATGATGCTTGTTGGCTTCCTGGGATGTTACGGTGCCATTCAGGAATCTCAGTGTTTGCTGGGgaca ttcttcttctttttggtgATCCTCTTTGCCTGTGAAGTGGCTGCAGCAATATGGGGTTTCATGAACAGGGACACA ATCTCCAAAGAACTGATCAACTTCTATGACTCTGCATACATCAAGGCTGTGGATGTCTCTGGGTCTCCCAGTAAAGACGCTGCTGTCAAGGTCCTGGATGTTTTCCACAGTACG CTCAACTGCTGTGGTAAAGGAGATGACACAGCACTCTTCAAACAAGTTGCCACGACGTTGTGTCCAGGAAAGTCTGCAGAAGATTTTCTGAAATCTCAG AGCTGTCACGATAAACTGATCGAGCTGTTTTCAGAGAAGCTTCACCTGATTGGTCTGGCTGCCTTGGTGGTTGCTGTCATCATG ATCTTTGAGATGATCTTCACCATGGTGCTCTGCTGTGGGATCCGTAACAGCCCTGGAGTGTACTAG
- the LOC122775662 gene encoding CD81 protein-like isoform X1: MAVAGCTKCIKYMLFFFNFIFWLAGGVILGVALWLRHDSQTGNLLILQFEGHQAPGTFYISVYILIAVGAVMMLVGFLGCYGAIQESQCLLGTFFFFLVILFACEVAAAIWGFMNRDTISKELINFYDSAYIKAVDVSGSPSKDAAVKVLDVFHSTLNCCGKGDDTALFKQVATTLCPGKSAEDFLKSQSCHDKLIELFSEKLHLIGLAALVVAVIMIFEMIFTMVLCCGIRNSPGVY, from the exons ATGGCTGTGGCTGGCTGCACGAAATGCATAAAATATAtgttattcttctttaatttcattttctgG CTGGCCGGAGGAGTGATCCTGGGAGTGGCCCTGTGGCTCCGCCATGACAGTCAAACTGGCAACCTCCTCATACTGCAGTTTGAAGGCCATCAAGCACCAGGCACATTCTATATCA GTGTGTACATACTGATTGCTGTAGGAGCTGTGATGATGCTTGTTGGCTTCCTGGGATGTTACGGTGCCATTCAGGAATCTCAGTGTTTGCTGGGgaca ttcttcttctttttggtgATCCTCTTTGCCTGTGAAGTGGCTGCAGCAATATGGGGTTTCATGAACAGGGACACA ATCTCCAAAGAACTGATCAACTTCTATGACTCTGCATACATCAAGGCTGTGGATGTCTCTGGGTCTCCCAGTAAAGACGCTGCTGTCAAGGTCCTGGATGTTTTCCACAGTACG CTCAACTGCTGTGGTAAAGGAGATGACACAGCACTCTTCAAACAAGTTGCCACGACGTTGTGTCCAGGAAAGTCTGCAGAAGATTTTCTGAAATCTCAG AGCTGTCACGATAAACTGATCGAGCTGTTTTCAGAGAAGCTTCACCTGATTGGTCTGGCTGCCTTGGTGGTTGCTGTCATCATG ATCTTTGAGATGATCTTCACCATGGTGCTCTGCTGTGGGATCCGTAACAGCCCTGGAGTGTACTAG
- the LOC122775662 gene encoding CD81 protein-like isoform X2 yields MAEQRSLRCQDFLKLAGGVILGVALWLRHDSQTGNLLILQFEGHQAPGTFYISVYILIAVGAVMMLVGFLGCYGAIQESQCLLGTFFFFLVILFACEVAAAIWGFMNRDTISKELINFYDSAYIKAVDVSGSPSKDAAVKVLDVFHSTLNCCGKGDDTALFKQVATTLCPGKSAEDFLKSQSCHDKLIELFSEKLHLIGLAALVVAVIMIFEMIFTMVLCCGIRNSPGVY; encoded by the exons ATGGCAGAGCAGAGGTCACTGAGGTGTCAGGATTTCCTAAAG CTGGCCGGAGGAGTGATCCTGGGAGTGGCCCTGTGGCTCCGCCATGACAGTCAAACTGGCAACCTCCTCATACTGCAGTTTGAAGGCCATCAAGCACCAGGCACATTCTATATCA GTGTGTACATACTGATTGCTGTAGGAGCTGTGATGATGCTTGTTGGCTTCCTGGGATGTTACGGTGCCATTCAGGAATCTCAGTGTTTGCTGGGgaca ttcttcttctttttggtgATCCTCTTTGCCTGTGAAGTGGCTGCAGCAATATGGGGTTTCATGAACAGGGACACA ATCTCCAAAGAACTGATCAACTTCTATGACTCTGCATACATCAAGGCTGTGGATGTCTCTGGGTCTCCCAGTAAAGACGCTGCTGTCAAGGTCCTGGATGTTTTCCACAGTACG CTCAACTGCTGTGGTAAAGGAGATGACACAGCACTCTTCAAACAAGTTGCCACGACGTTGTGTCCAGGAAAGTCTGCAGAAGATTTTCTGAAATCTCAG AGCTGTCACGATAAACTGATCGAGCTGTTTTCAGAGAAGCTTCACCTGATTGGTCTGGCTGCCTTGGTGGTTGCTGTCATCATG ATCTTTGAGATGATCTTCACCATGGTGCTCTGCTGTGGGATCCGTAACAGCCCTGGAGTGTACTAG